Proteins found in one Fimbriimonadaceae bacterium genomic segment:
- a CDS encoding DUF2807 domain-containing protein — protein MNRTLLATSAFAALAAAGCSVLGHSLLEETRATGPVVSKEAAAGEFDKVLIQGPFQVDFTVGPATTPKLDAQREVVDATEIRNERGMLTVRLTKNVSTDKPIKLTISSPNLTSLEIGGACSFKVTGSVAGPLAAHVGGASNLEVSGGLTTLEVSGASRALAKGVKGASLSIEGSGASNITVVADVDRVSIKASGATQVKPGVSAKQATVEASGASSVRLAVAESLVADANGASNIRYSGPAEHVKAEAKGASSVQRGD, from the coding sequence TTGAACAGAACACTTCTCGCCACGTCCGCCTTCGCCGCATTGGCCGCCGCCGGTTGTTCGGTGCTCGGCCATAGCCTGCTCGAAGAGACCCGTGCCACGGGACCAGTGGTGTCCAAAGAGGCTGCCGCCGGCGAGTTTGACAAAGTCTTGATCCAGGGTCCGTTTCAGGTGGACTTCACCGTCGGCCCCGCCACAACCCCCAAGCTCGACGCCCAGAGAGAGGTCGTCGACGCCACCGAGATCAGGAACGAGCGAGGGATGCTGACCGTCCGGTTGACGAAAAACGTCAGCACCGACAAGCCGATCAAGCTGACCATCTCGTCGCCGAACCTGACTTCCCTTGAGATCGGTGGGGCATGCTCGTTCAAGGTCACCGGTTCGGTCGCGGGGCCCCTGGCCGCCCATGTCGGCGGAGCCAGCAACCTGGAAGTCTCGGGGGGACTCACCACCCTCGAAGTCTCCGGGGCGTCGAGGGCGTTGGCCAAAGGCGTCAAAGGCGCTTCGCTGTCGATCGAAGGAAGCGGCGCTTCGAACATCACCGTCGTCGCCGACGTCGACCGTGTGTCGATCAAGGCAAGCGGAGCGACCCAGGTCAAGCCCGGCGTCAGTGCGAAGCAGGCCACCGTCGAAGCGAGTGGGGCCTCCTCTGTGCGGCTGGCCGTGGCCGAAAGCCTGGTCGCTGATGCAAACGGCGCCTCCAACATCCGCTACAGCGGCCCGGCCGAGCACGTGAAGGCCGAAGCAAAGGGCGCTTCCTCCGTCCAGCGCGGGGACTAG
- a CDS encoding rhomboid family intramembrane serine protease produces MASLPTTPPQRLLPILTWTLIGLNILVYVWDRGGNVLGTSTVLTDLAMRPQEIVFVFQGKGETLALGKVFTSMFLHGNLAHLLGNLLFLNTFGPSVERALSGPRFALYYLFWGVVAAAAHVFVNPASDVPTLGASGAIGGVLGAFFILFPASKIEVFLYITTEAVPAWLLLGAWFVWQILFPQQGVANWAHVGGFMAGMATVLLLGGRKGILKERPFADEDDTPDE; encoded by the coding sequence ATGGCGTCCCTTCCGACGACTCCGCCACAGCGGCTCCTTCCCATCCTCACTTGGACGCTGATCGGCCTCAACATCTTGGTCTACGTGTGGGACCGAGGTGGCAACGTCTTGGGCACCAGCACCGTCCTCACCGACTTGGCGATGCGGCCCCAGGAGATCGTCTTCGTCTTCCAAGGTAAGGGTGAGACACTGGCCTTAGGCAAGGTCTTCACCAGCATGTTCCTGCACGGGAACCTGGCCCACCTCCTCGGCAACCTGCTCTTCCTCAACACCTTCGGACCGAGCGTCGAACGCGCCCTTAGCGGCCCGCGGTTCGCCCTGTACTACCTCTTCTGGGGGGTTGTGGCGGCCGCCGCCCACGTCTTCGTCAATCCCGCGTCCGACGTCCCGACCCTGGGGGCCTCGGGGGCGATCGGCGGCGTCCTCGGCGCGTTCTTCATCTTGTTCCCGGCAAGCAAGATCGAGGTCTTCCTCTACATCACGACCGAGGCGGTGCCGGCTTGGCTGCTTCTTGGCGCATGGTTCGTGTGGCAGATACTCTTCCCCCAGCAGGGGGTCGCCAACTGGGCGCATGTCGGCGGCTTCATGGCCGGCATGGCGACGGTCCTGCTCCTTGGCGGCCGCAAGGGCATCCTCAAGGAGCGGCCTTTCGCTGACGAAGACGACACCCCCGATGAATGA